The Halorussus rarus genome includes the window ATGCTGACCGCGTACGACGCGCCGGCCGCCGCGATCGTCGACGAGGCGGGCGTGGACCTGATCCTGGTGGGCGACAGCATGGGCAACGCGGCGCTGGGCTACGACTCGACGCTCCCGGTGACCGTCGACGAGATGCAGAGCCGGACCGCGGCGGTGGCGCGGGCGGCCGACGACGCGATGGTGGTCGCCGACATGCCGTTCCTGAGCTACGGCGTCGACCGGAGCGAGGCCGTCGAGAACTGCGGCCGGATGCTCAAGGAGGCCGACGCCAACGCCGTCAAGCTCGAGAGCGGCCCCCACACCGTCGACCTGACCGAGCGACTGGTCGACCTCGGCATCCCCGTGATGGCCCACCTCGGGCTGACGCCCCAGCGGGTCAACCAGCTCGGGGGCTACTTCCGGCAGGGCACCGACCAGGAGAGCGCCGCAGAGATGCTCCAGCTCGCGAAGGCCCACGAGGACGCCGGCGCGTTCTCGCTGGTGCTCGAACACGTCCCCTCGAACGTCGCGGCCCAGATCACCGACGCGCTGGAGATCCCGACCATCGGCATCGGCGCGGGCCCCGACACCGACGGCCAGGTGCTCGTGCTCAACGACGTGTTCGGCCTGAGCGACCGCAGCCCCTACTTCTCCGAGCAGTTCGGCGACGTCAGGAGCGAGATGGAGCGGGCGGTCGCCGGCTTCCGGGACGCGGTGGAGTCCGGCGAGTTCCCGGCCGATGAGCACAGCTACGACGAGGAAGCGATCGACGACATCTACTGAGCAGGGATCGAGCGAGTGTCGGGAAGACCCTCCTCCCCGCCGCGGAAACGGACGCATCACCAGTTTCGTCTCGGTCGCTAGAAGATTCGAACGGCCGTTTTCGATAGTTCGCCGACCGACTACCGCTCTCTCGGCGATAGCACTCAATTGGCTGTGCGTGAAAGCAGTGGACAGATGGCCGGGACACTAGTTCAGGCGCTTTCGTACACGATGTTGGCCGTGGTAGCCGCGCTCGTCGGCGGCCTGATCGCCGTCTACCGTCCGCCGGGCCCGTACATGGAGAGTAACGTGCAACACTTCGCAGCGGGCGTCGTGTTCGCTGCCGTCTCGGCCGAACTCCTGCCGGACGTGCACGCGCGGGCGCCGACCGTGGTCGTCGCCGGATTCGCGATGGGCGTCGTCACCATGCTCGGTATCCATCGGCTCAGCAAGTACATCGAGAAACGGGGGATCGGCGGGAAAGTGGCGGGTGCAGCGGGCCTGCTCATCACCGTGAGTATCGACATGCTCATCGACGGCGTCCTGATCGGCGTCTCGTTCCTGGCGCAGGCGGCCACGGGGATCCTGATCGCGGTGGCGCTCGCCATCGAAGTGCTGTTCCTCGGGGTGGCCGGCGTCATCGCACTGCCGGAGGAGATGGGGACGCTCAAGAAACTCGCCGTCCCCGCCAGCTTCGGGCTCCTGTTGGTCGTCGGCGTGACGGCCGGGGTTCTCGTTTTGGAGGGGGTTAGCGGAACGCCGATCGCGCTCATACTCGCGTTCGGCTCGGCCGCGCTCCTGTATCTGGTGACCGAGGAGCTCCTGGTCAAAGCCCAGAAGGTCCCCGAAACGCCGACGTCGACGACCCTCTTCTTCGCCGGGTTCCTCCTCATCTTCCTCCTCGATATGATACACTGAACCGGCGAGCGAACGGCTCGGAGAGTCGGACCCCTCGGAGCCACGCCCGCCAGACACCGAGTCGGGCGTCGCGACCGGAGCTAAATCCCCGCGTCGTCCAGGAACTCCAGCACCGCGGCGTTGAACGACTCCGGCTCCTCCAGCATGGCGAGGTGAGCCGCCCCTTCGATTTCCCGATACCGACCGTCGGGTATCTCGTCGGCCAGTTCGCGGTGGTACTCCGGCGGCGTCAGGTGGTCGTTCTCGCCGACCACCGCGAGCGCCGGCACCGCGACGTCGCCGAGACGGTCGCGCACGTCGAACGTGTGGCACGACTCGAAGTCCCGTCGGGTGACCGCCCGCCCGACCGCCCGCATCGCCTCGGTCGAGAGCTCGACGTACCGGGAGTCGGCGTCGTGGAACAGCCGGTTCTCGCCGTGGAGGAACTCGACCGCGCGGTCGAAGTCCGACTCGAGCCACCGCCGGAGGTCGTCGAGCACCGGGAGCTTCGCGCCGGTCCCCGCGAGGACGAGGCCGTCGAAGTCGTGGTCGCGTTCGACCGCGATCCGGAGCGCGACAGCCCCGCCCAGCGAACTGCCGACCAGCACGCCCGCCCCGGTCTCCTCGGTGACCGCCAGCACGTCGTCGGCGTAGGCCGACAGCGCCTCCCAGCCGGGGTCGGCGTCGATGTCGTCGGACTCGCCGTGCCCGCTCAGGTCGAGCGCGACGACCGGCCGGTCGCTCGCCAGCCGGCCGAACTGGCCCTTCCAGACCTCGTGGGTGCCCCCGGAGCCGTGGACCGCGAGCAGCGGCGACCCCTCGGCGCCCCGGTCGGCGACCCGGTAGGCCGTGGTCCGTCCGTGGTGTGTGACTCGTTCCATAGAGTCGATGACGCCCGCGCGCATCAAAATAACCTCGGTCGGGGCCGGAGCGCGGGGCGGTGTCCACGGGCCCCGACTCCGGAGGTCGGACGGTACCGGTGCCGTCACGATTTCCGACCGAACCGCAATTCATCGGTTTTCAGGCTACCCCTGAGCCCTACTGCGATTTTTCAGAGAAACATTTAAGTACTAGAGCCACTAACTGTAGGTTAGGATTGAAATGTCACTGAAGCACAT containing:
- the panB gene encoding 3-methyl-2-oxobutanoate hydroxymethyltransferase — protein: MATTVQDLAEMAGDEEITMLTAYDAPAAAIVDEAGVDLILVGDSMGNAALGYDSTLPVTVDEMQSRTAAVARAADDAMVVADMPFLSYGVDRSEAVENCGRMLKEADANAVKLESGPHTVDLTERLVDLGIPVMAHLGLTPQRVNQLGGYFRQGTDQESAAEMLQLAKAHEDAGAFSLVLEHVPSNVAAQITDALEIPTIGIGAGPDTDGQVLVLNDVFGLSDRSPYFSEQFGDVRSEMERAVAGFRDAVESGEFPADEHSYDEEAIDDIY
- a CDS encoding ZIP family metal transporter translates to MAGTLVQALSYTMLAVVAALVGGLIAVYRPPGPYMESNVQHFAAGVVFAAVSAELLPDVHARAPTVVVAGFAMGVVTMLGIHRLSKYIEKRGIGGKVAGAAGLLITVSIDMLIDGVLIGVSFLAQAATGILIAVALAIEVLFLGVAGVIALPEEMGTLKKLAVPASFGLLLVVGVTAGVLVLEGVSGTPIALILAFGSAALLYLVTEELLVKAQKVPETPTSTTLFFAGFLLIFLLDMIH
- a CDS encoding alpha/beta fold hydrolase; this translates as MERVTHHGRTTAYRVADRGAEGSPLLAVHGSGGTHEVWKGQFGRLASDRPVVALDLSGHGESDDIDADPGWEALSAYADDVLAVTEETGAGVLVGSSLGGAVALRIAVERDHDFDGLVLAGTGAKLPVLDDLRRWLESDFDRAVEFLHGENRLFHDADSRYVELSTEAMRAVGRAVTRRDFESCHTFDVRDRLGDVAVPALAVVGENDHLTPPEYHRELADEIPDGRYREIEGAAHLAMLEEPESFNAAVLEFLDDAGI